The following proteins are encoded in a genomic region of Diabrotica virgifera virgifera chromosome 1, PGI_DIABVI_V3a:
- the LOC126879004 gene encoding uncharacterized protein LOC126879004, with amino-acid sequence MKHFLILAVVCLTATAFHMPEHDRVQATIAECQKESGSSVNELENVKLGKINPGTGKQVLCVHRKLGFMDENGDILAGPYKQHVEIITFDKGRQQELQACSKPEGENAEAKAVNFDKCFQSVLQKMGRD; translated from the exons ATGAAGCATTTTTTAATTCTGGCTGTGGTCTGCTTAACAGCG acTGCATTTCATATGCCTGAACACGACAGAGTACAGGCCACGATCGCAGAATGCCAAAAAGAATCCGGTTCAAGTGTAAACGAACTGGAAAATGTTAAACTAGGGAAGATAAACCCTGGTACCGGCAAGCAAGTTCTTTGTGTTCATCGTAAATTGGGATTCATGGATGAGAATGGAGACATTCTTGCTGGTCCGTACAAGCAACACGTTGAAATTATTACCTTCGACAAGGGTCGTCAGCAAGAGCTCCAAGCATGTAGCAAACCTGAAGGAGAAAATGCCGAAGCTAAAGCTGTTAATTTTGATAAATGTTTCCAATCCGTTTTACAAAAAATGGGACGTGattga